In one Nostoc sp. KVJ3 genomic region, the following are encoded:
- a CDS encoding ABC transporter ATP-binding protein/permease encodes MQTEVFRDQPLKNTPPLVAFTRFWDNVKAIAAPYWYPTESTGRVFSEVIRAWGMLFLLILLIIGVVGVTALNSFVDRYLIDVIIQDKDLSKFFSTLSLYAVGLLSITLLTGFTKFVRKKIALDWYKWLNNHILEKYLGNRAYYKINFRSDIDNPDQRLAQEIEPIARTALNFSAILLEKVLELTTFLIILWSISRMAVAILIAYTFIGNLIAIYLSQELNKINEEELEAKADYNYCLSHVRNHAESIAFFQGESQELNIIQRRFNNLLKSADSKINWERNKEIFNRGYRSVIQIFPFLIFAPAYIQGDIDFGQVNQAVIACSMFANGIAALIDEFGTSGRFSNYVERLAEFSDALEAVTKQPENVSTIKTIEENRLAFENVTLQTPNYEQVIVKDLSLAVEPGQGLLIVGASGRGKSSLLRGIAGLWNSGTGRLVRPPLKEVLFLPQRPYIILGTLREQLLYPQTNRKMSNRELEAILQQVNLQNVVTEVNSFDADVPWENILSLGEQQRLAFARLLVTHPSYVILDEATSALDLKNEQNLYQQLQQAQTTFISVGHRESLFNYHQWVLELSQDSSWRLVSVHDYRIEKAQKAQMEVNNSLKNKS; translated from the coding sequence ATGCAAACTGAAGTTTTTCGCGATCAACCCTTAAAGAATACTCCTCCTCTTGTAGCTTTTACTCGATTTTGGGATAATGTCAAAGCGATCGCTGCGCCTTACTGGTATCCAACAGAATCAACGGGTAGAGTATTTTCAGAGGTGATTCGGGCATGGGGGATGCTCTTTCTCCTAATCTTATTAATTATCGGGGTTGTGGGCGTAACTGCCTTGAATAGCTTTGTCGATCGCTATTTAATCGATGTCATTATTCAAGATAAAGACCTTTCTAAGTTTTTCAGTACCTTATCCCTTTACGCCGTTGGACTGCTCTCGATCACCCTCTTGACAGGATTTACTAAATTTGTCAGAAAAAAAATCGCTCTTGATTGGTATAAATGGCTCAATAATCATATTTTAGAAAAATATTTGGGCAATCGTGCCTATTATAAAATTAACTTTAGATCGGATATTGATAACCCAGACCAACGGTTAGCCCAAGAAATCGAACCGATTGCCAGGACTGCTCTCAATTTTTCAGCTATTTTATTAGAAAAAGTCCTAGAACTGACGACTTTTTTAATAATTCTCTGGTCAATTTCTCGAATGGCCGTAGCTATTCTAATTGCTTATACATTCATAGGCAATTTGATTGCTATTTATTTAAGCCAAGAATTGAATAAAATTAATGAAGAGGAACTCGAAGCTAAAGCAGACTACAATTATTGCCTGAGTCATGTTCGGAATCACGCTGAATCAATAGCTTTTTTTCAGGGCGAAAGCCAAGAATTAAATATAATTCAGCGCCGATTTAATAATCTCCTCAAAAGTGCTGACAGCAAGATTAATTGGGAGAGAAATAAAGAAATTTTTAACAGAGGATATCGGTCTGTTATCCAAATATTTCCATTTTTAATATTCGCACCTGCATATATTCAAGGTGATATTGATTTCGGACAAGTAAATCAAGCGGTTATAGCTTGCAGTATGTTTGCTAATGGGATCGCCGCATTAATAGATGAATTTGGGACTTCTGGACGATTTTCTAATTACGTTGAGCGTTTAGCTGAGTTTTCAGATGCCTTGGAAGCTGTTACCAAACAACCAGAAAATGTTAGTACTATTAAAACAATTGAAGAAAACCGTCTGGCTTTTGAGAATGTCACCTTACAAACACCAAATTATGAGCAGGTGATTGTCAAAGATTTGTCACTGGCTGTTGAACCTGGACAGGGTTTATTGATTGTTGGGGCGAGTGGTAGAGGCAAAAGTTCTTTATTGAGAGGAATCGCTGGTTTGTGGAATTCAGGGACTGGCCGACTGGTGCGCCCCCCCCTCAAAGAAGTCTTGTTTTTGCCTCAACGTCCTTATATCATTTTGGGAACTTTGCGCGAACAGTTACTCTATCCTCAAACAAATCGTAAAATGAGTAATAGAGAACTCGAAGCAATTTTGCAACAAGTTAATCTCCAAAATGTGGTGACTGAAGTTAACAGCTTTGATGCAGATGTCCCTTGGGAGAATATATTATCGCTAGGAGAACAACAACGCCTTGCTTTTGCACGGCTGTTAGTTACCCATCCAAGCTACGTTATCTTAGATGAAGCAACGAGTGCTTTGGATTTGAAAAATGAACAAAATTTATATCAACAGTTACAACAAGCGCAAACAACGTTTATTAGTGTAGGACATCGAGAGAGTTTATTTAATTATCATCAATGGGTTCTAGAACTTTCACAAGATTCAAGTTGGCGACTTGTTTCTGTCCATGATTATCGGATTGAAAAGGCTCAAAAGGCTCAAATGGAAGTAAATAATTCTTTAAAGAATAAATCTTAA
- a CDS encoding hydroxyacid dehydrogenase encodes MTAILPQISVTNTKNHKVLLIGRMYHETGEKLLDEYTNIKIIKEPTQHQINEAIQDVAGVFVRYPTKLDAQAIGLAKNLKVISTSGFGTDAIDIAAATERGIVVVNNPGLSTTAVTEHTICLILALAKKLTFLNQCVKTGNYLIRNQVQPIQVEGKTLGIVGLGRIGSAVAKSCSTAFQMRVLAYDPYVPSSKAEAVGATLVQDLDYLLAESDFVSLHPELTDETYEMFALKTFHKMKPTAFLINTSRGKIVREEDLVTAIHENLIAGAAIDVFEPEPPSLNNPLYDFDNVIFSPHLAGVTPEAAIATALSAANQILQVLEGKKPLHIVNPEVFNKFPYLQ; translated from the coding sequence ATGACAGCTATTCTACCCCAAATTTCCGTGACGAATACTAAAAATCACAAGGTTCTTTTAATTGGCAGAATGTACCATGAAACAGGTGAAAAACTCCTTGATGAATACACTAATATCAAGATTATCAAGGAACCTACACAGCATCAAATCAATGAAGCTATTCAAGATGTAGCTGGCGTATTTGTCCGTTATCCTACTAAATTAGATGCCCAAGCAATCGGATTAGCAAAAAATTTAAAAGTTATTAGTACATCGGGATTTGGAACTGATGCAATTGATATTGCTGCTGCAACAGAACGGGGGATTGTCGTTGTTAACAATCCTGGGTTATCAACAACTGCTGTCACAGAACATACGATTTGTCTGATTTTAGCTCTTGCTAAAAAGCTTACTTTTCTCAATCAGTGTGTCAAAACAGGAAACTACTTAATTCGTAATCAGGTACAACCAATTCAAGTGGAAGGAAAAACACTTGGTATTGTTGGTTTAGGAAGGATTGGTAGTGCTGTTGCTAAAAGTTGTAGTACAGCATTCCAGATGCGAGTTTTAGCATACGATCCTTACGTTCCATCTAGCAAAGCAGAAGCAGTGGGTGCAACTTTGGTACAAGATTTAGACTACCTTCTAGCTGAATCTGACTTTGTATCTTTGCACCCTGAATTAACCGATGAAACTTATGAAATGTTTGCTTTAAAAACTTTCCATAAAATGAAGCCCACTGCTTTCTTGATCAATACATCTCGTGGGAAAATAGTTCGCGAAGAAGATTTGGTTACAGCCATACATGAAAATTTGATCGCAGGTGCTGCAATAGATGTGTTTGAGCCAGAACCCCCATCTCTAAATAATCCTTTATATGATTTTGACAATGTAATTTTCTCACCTCATCTAGCTGGAGTTACACCTGAAGCTGCTATAGCTACTGCACTTTCCGCAGCTAATCAAATACTGCAAGTGCTTGAGGGGAAGAAGCCGCTTCATATTGTGAATCCAGAAGTTTTCAACAAGTTTCCATATCTCCAATGA
- a CDS encoding aspartate/glutamate racemase family protein, translating into MNKKLPILGVLGGMGPVITVEFLKSIYEYNQYIDHEQEAPNVIVFSLPSAPDRTSSINNGNEREFIDFLQLHLENLNKFVDRIVIGCCTAHYALPYIPEHLTNKVISLIQLADEQLQEHDEPAILLAGTGTYHKRLFQEGCSAANRIISPSEEEQKLIHEMIFKVLKRGHEPLTILVDIQELLDKYKTRSFISGCTEFHLLAKSLKLNGIDSIKAIDPLTTIAQNFSQLLEQSTYSPNLLIKNMKRSKQFHPSAINSFV; encoded by the coding sequence ATGAATAAAAAATTACCAATACTTGGAGTTTTAGGTGGCATGGGGCCTGTAATTACTGTTGAATTTCTAAAATCTATTTATGAATATAACCAGTATATCGATCATGAACAAGAAGCACCTAATGTAATTGTTTTTTCACTTCCTTCTGCACCCGATCGCACCAGTTCTATTAATAATGGAAATGAAAGAGAATTCATTGATTTTCTACAACTACATCTAGAAAATCTCAATAAATTTGTTGATCGGATAGTGATTGGCTGTTGTACCGCTCATTATGCTCTGCCTTATATCCCAGAACATCTGACTAATAAGGTAATTTCCTTAATTCAACTTGCAGACGAACAACTGCAAGAACATGATGAACCTGCCATCTTATTGGCTGGTACAGGTACTTACCATAAAAGATTGTTTCAAGAAGGTTGTAGTGCTGCTAATCGCATTATTTCTCCATCTGAAGAAGAACAGAAATTGATCCACGAAATGATATTTAAAGTCCTAAAACGAGGACACGAGCCACTAACAATTCTTGTAGATATTCAAGAATTGTTAGATAAATATAAGACTCGTTCTTTTATTTCTGGTTGTACAGAATTTCATCTCCTTGCTAAATCTCTCAAGCTAAATGGAATTGATTCTATTAAAGCGATCGATCCTTTAACTACCATTGCTCAAAACTTTTCTCAGCTATTAGAGCAAAGTACATATAGTCCTAATTTACTTATAAAAAATATGAAGCGATCTAAACAATTTCATCCATCAGCTATTAACTCTTTTGTGTAA